The nucleotide sequence CGTGCGCTGGCTCCCATGGCCGGTCTGTACGCCGTCCTGCTCGTCCTGCTGGCGGTTGCCGGGCGTCAACCTGCTTGTCCGGACTGGCTGTTCGTCGCGCTCGGCGGGGCGGCCGGTGTGTGCACCCCGCCGCTGGGGCCCGTCATGCGGACGCTGTGGGGGCAACTGCTGCCGGACAGGGCGCTGTTGCAGCGTGCGTTCAGTCTCGACGGGGTCGCCGAGGAACTGCTCTACGTCTGCGGCCCGTTGATCGTCGGGGCGCTGGTCACCCTGTGGGATGCCACGGTCGGGATCGCCCTCAGCGCCGTACTGGTGGCCGTGGGGACGCTCGCGCTCGTCACGGCGCCCGTACCGTTCCCCGGTGGTGCCGGCGGCCGGAAGCGGCGGGCGCGCGGCGGTGTGCGGGGCCTTGGCGGGTTGCTGCCGGCCGCCGCCGGGGTGGGAATCTGTCTGGGCGCGCTCGACCTGCTGGTCGTCGCGCGCACCGAGGAGCTGGGACGGCCGGGCACCGTGGCCTGGGTGATGGCCGCCCTCTCGGCCGGCAGCGCGGTCGGCGGGCTCGCCAACGGCGCTGTCTCCTGGCGTGGTTCGGCCAAGGCGCGGCTCGCCCTGCTGGGCGGGGCGCTGGGGCTGGCCATGGTGCTGACCGGGTTCGCGGCGAACGCGTACGTACTGGCGGGGCTTACCGCCCTGGCAGGGCTGTTCGTCGCGCCCGCGCTGACCACCGCGTATCTGATCGCGGACGAGGCGGCGAGGCCCGAAGCCCGTACCCAGGCCGGTGCCTGGGTCAACACGGCGCTGAACGCGGGGATCTCGGGCGGTACGGCGGCCGTGGGGGTGCTGGTCGGCCGGCTGCCGCTCGCGCTGTGTTTCGCCGGGGCCGCCGTTCCGGTGCTGTGCGCCGCCGCTGTGTACGGGGCGGCGCGAACCGCCCGGCCTGGTGGGGCCGGGCGGGGCGCTGTCGGTTCCGGCTGATCAGTCGTCGTCGCCGTGCCGGCCGCCGCCGTGGTCGTCGCCCGCGTCGTGACCGGGGCCGTCGTCGTCGCCGTGCCGGCCGCTGCCGTGGTCGTCGCCGCCGTGGTCGTCATCCACGTCGTGACCCGGGCCGTCGTCGTCCCCGCCGCGGCGGTCGTCGTCGGCCGTGGGGCGCGGGGCC is from Streptomyces sp. NBC_00370 and encodes:
- a CDS encoding MFS transporter, translated to MSYAAVLRTPHALRTFGAALLGRLSYGTVSLSLVLTAKDASGSFAVAGTVVALFGVTSVFLSPARAALIDRYGLRRALAPMAGLYAVLLVLLAVAGRQPACPDWLFVALGGAAGVCTPPLGPVMRTLWGQLLPDRALLQRAFSLDGVAEELLYVCGPLIVGALVTLWDATVGIALSAVLVAVGTLALVTAPVPFPGGAGGRKRRARGGVRGLGGLLPAAAGVGICLGALDLLVVARTEELGRPGTVAWVMAALSAGSAVGGLANGAVSWRGSAKARLALLGGALGLAMVLTGFAANAYVLAGLTALAGLFVAPALTTAYLIADEAARPEARTQAGAWVNTALNAGISGGTAAVGVLVGRLPLALCFAGAAVPVLCAAAVYGAARTARPGGAGRGAVGSG